A genomic segment from Chitinophaga niabensis encodes:
- a CDS encoding WD40 repeat domain-containing protein, whose translation MLILLFPLCAYAQTGKECQAIMQKADAAILRQDYTLALTKLRAYKVCDPSKVTQADDKIAYVFNKIKEQRDRAGIARDEAVKQTGIARVQKARAEAAQKNAERQTHLAQLSAMTANVSLLSNDNPTLAFRLSCLAYESNPSLENAEILNRIVSDTTNVMFHSKINNFLMSFVYDDRRSILYGSNSMYIFEYDANGNQIRAFPLPGSPVSTASCSAYTVALKQNSISLYRHADYAEKEIARPAQGSTAVRWSRDGAYILLSGGSEIHILDTLLNEVYKLSTGFMITFDVSPGMNAVAVSNGSEVLLYDPAEPLSIDTIPEPNVNCLAFSGDGRKLYTSKGIDKKIKIWDSGSEEPFVFEGHTGRVLSMNLRAVPAEKDTILSISDDGASILWTEEGQIIRSLKNKADRTIEAVLSTEGKRAVTKTEKGLNTWEFQRNPFGIVSTLYPNRNVTDYIKGMVVLPGDSNVFSIITPDTLRRLSLPPPDALFDVSIIDGKDLFLLMGTNDISLLNIKTGERKILLDGEYRWANTLINTNGKILCWKDSTLFYFNKVGALIKKEKFPYFIQNIGMPPGKDEVLEIYYDEARLTNILTGEIKGKWRKDNLRGLYLKGLQYSPSGDYIVGWTSRNAFLFDTAWHQLRTYEHGNITRVKFSETGDSLYFLGMGVETRYTLEGLKRSKDIYDLTIADKIRYNVPGFIKEIVARGDWTEFEACVSYFTTDYFTSVNEANIEQLNYLESQSHRFFRKSSSYYYMLDTRISYINSYIQFTETHNFKSLKKVLQKIAGNLTKEKKMLSTHYGKK comes from the coding sequence TTGCTAATACTCCTTTTCCCCCTGTGTGCCTATGCGCAAACGGGGAAGGAATGCCAGGCTATTATGCAAAAAGCAGATGCCGCGATACTCAGGCAGGATTATACTTTGGCGCTTACAAAACTCCGGGCCTACAAAGTATGTGATCCATCCAAAGTTACACAGGCCGATGATAAGATTGCCTATGTGTTCAACAAAATTAAGGAGCAGCGCGATCGTGCCGGGATAGCCAGGGATGAGGCTGTGAAACAAACAGGAATAGCCCGTGTTCAAAAAGCAAGAGCGGAAGCGGCACAAAAGAACGCGGAGCGTCAGACTCATTTGGCACAGTTATCTGCTATGACCGCTAATGTATCCTTGCTTAGTAATGATAATCCTACACTGGCTTTCAGGTTATCCTGCCTGGCTTATGAAAGCAATCCTTCCCTGGAAAATGCAGAAATATTAAACAGGATCGTCAGCGACACTACTAACGTAATGTTTCATTCTAAGATCAATAATTTCTTAATGAGTTTTGTTTACGACGATAGGAGGAGCATTTTGTATGGAAGTAATAGCATGTATATATTTGAATATGATGCTAACGGGAATCAGATCAGGGCTTTTCCATTGCCGGGAAGCCCGGTATCCACGGCATCCTGTTCTGCCTACACTGTTGCATTGAAACAAAATTCAATTTCCCTGTACAGGCATGCAGATTATGCAGAAAAAGAGATCGCCCGGCCTGCTCAAGGGAGTACGGCAGTACGTTGGTCCCGGGATGGTGCTTATATATTGCTTTCGGGAGGAAGTGAAATTCATATTCTGGATACGCTGTTGAATGAAGTATATAAACTCTCCACGGGGTTTATGATAACTTTCGATGTGAGTCCGGGAATGAATGCCGTTGCGGTGAGCAATGGAAGTGAAGTACTGCTCTATGATCCGGCAGAACCGCTTTCTATAGATACGATCCCGGAACCAAACGTGAATTGCCTGGCTTTCTCCGGCGATGGCAGAAAACTATACACCAGCAAAGGCATAGATAAAAAGATAAAAATATGGGATAGCGGGAGCGAAGAACCGTTCGTGTTTGAAGGGCACACGGGAAGGGTACTGTCCATGAACCTTAGAGCTGTTCCTGCTGAAAAAGATACCATCCTTTCCATATCGGACGATGGCGCCAGTATTTTATGGACGGAAGAGGGCCAGATCATCAGGTCTCTTAAGAACAAAGCAGACCGTACAATAGAAGCTGTTCTTTCCACTGAAGGGAAACGGGCCGTAACGAAAACTGAAAAAGGGTTGAATACCTGGGAGTTTCAGAGAAACCCCTTTGGTATTGTTTCAACGCTTTACCCCAATAGGAACGTTACGGACTATATAAAGGGCATGGTAGTTCTGCCGGGAGACAGCAATGTATTTAGCATTATTACACCAGATACTCTAAGAAGGCTATCACTTCCTCCACCGGATGCCTTGTTCGATGTTTCGATCATAGATGGGAAAGACCTGTTCCTCTTAATGGGCACAAATGACATTTCGCTTTTGAATATTAAGACCGGGGAAAGGAAAATATTGTTGGATGGTGAATACAGATGGGCAAACACCCTCATAAATACAAATGGAAAGATATTGTGCTGGAAGGATAGTACACTCTTTTATTTCAATAAAGTTGGTGCATTGATCAAAAAGGAAAAATTTCCCTACTTTATTCAGAATATAGGTATGCCACCGGGTAAGGATGAGGTGCTTGAAATATATTATGATGAAGCAAGACTGACCAATATCCTGACCGGAGAGATAAAAGGTAAATGGAGAAAAGATAATTTAAGAGGTTTGTATTTAAAAGGCTTGCAGTATTCTCCATCAGGAGACTATATTGTAGGGTGGACGAGCAGGAATGCCTTTTTATTTGACACAGCCTGGCATCAGTTAAGAACATACGAACACGGCAATATAACCAGGGTCAAATTCTCAGAAACAGGAGACAGTCTGTACTTTTTAGGCATGGGAGTTGAAACCCGCTATACACTGGAAGGATTGAAAAGGTCAAAAGATATTTATGATCTCACGATTGCAGATAAGATCAGGTATAATGTTCCTGGTTTTATAAAAGAAATAGTGGCCAGGGGAGATTGGACGGAGTTTGAAGCATGTGTCAGTTATTTTACAACGGATTACTTTACTTCTGTTAATGAAGCAAATATCGAACAACTCAATTACCTGGAATCTCAATCTCATCGATTCTTCAGAAAAAGTAGTAGTTATTATTATATGCTGGATACCAGGATCAGTTATATAAATTCATATATTCAATTTACCGAAACACACAACTTCAAATCCCTGAAAAAAGTACTACAGAAAATAGCAGGTAATCTTACTAAAGAAAAGAAAATGCTCTCTACACACTATGGCAAAAAATAA
- a CDS encoding HlyD family secretion protein, with product MNNNIAAYQDLSPDNQAMITLSSNFEERSDIAQEIISRKPDFFEKWAMLFFLVLLLFLTLCTWFIKYPDIIKAEAILTGSNAPKAIIPRQTGRLTALFATNNQDVKQGEIIGWMESGADPQEIIDLRMRLDSSVKMIESRQPQLIAGLFNKRFSNLGELQVSYQTFITAWQQYNDYLISGFYARRKKFLGTDIASLQGIREKLAVQKNIRTEDHTIASQTFEMYKSLYEQKVISLEEFRKAQTNLLNKQLSIPQNDVSIISQQNQIRDKQKEIDQLDHDILQQQQTFEQALQTLRSSVGEWLRRYTIQAPVSGKIVLALPLQQGQHLEEGKLLGYINPSDSKYYMEIKLEQKNFGKVDTGMKVQLRFDAYPYQETGFLPGTLDYISNVAVDSVFLGTVRLNSQLVTNQHKTIQYKNGLKAQAVIITRDMRLLERLYYSVVRQMD from the coding sequence ATGAATAACAATATTGCTGCATACCAGGACCTGTCGCCGGATAACCAGGCTATGATCACGCTCAGCAGTAATTTTGAAGAGCGTTCGGACATTGCCCAGGAAATTATCAGCAGGAAACCTGATTTTTTTGAGAAATGGGCGATGCTGTTCTTTTTAGTACTGTTGTTATTCCTAACATTATGTACCTGGTTCATTAAATATCCTGACATTATAAAGGCAGAAGCTATATTAACAGGCAGTAATGCGCCTAAAGCGATCATTCCCCGGCAAACCGGCAGGCTTACTGCACTTTTCGCCACCAATAACCAGGATGTTAAACAGGGAGAGATCATAGGCTGGATGGAATCCGGCGCCGATCCGCAGGAGATCATTGATCTGAGGATGAGATTGGATAGCAGCGTAAAAATGATAGAAAGCCGCCAGCCTCAATTGATTGCCGGATTATTTAACAAACGATTTTCCAACCTGGGAGAACTCCAGGTTTCCTACCAAACCTTTATTACAGCCTGGCAGCAGTATAATGATTACCTGATCAGTGGTTTCTATGCACGGCGGAAAAAGTTCCTTGGAACAGACATTGCGTCGCTGCAAGGCATCAGGGAAAAACTGGCTGTACAAAAAAACATCCGCACAGAAGACCATACAATTGCTTCACAAACGTTTGAGATGTACAAATCGCTGTATGAGCAAAAGGTTATTTCACTGGAAGAATTCAGAAAAGCACAAACCAATTTACTCAACAAACAATTATCTATCCCTCAAAATGATGTCAGCATCATCTCTCAGCAAAACCAGATACGGGATAAACAAAAAGAAATAGACCAGCTGGACCACGACATCCTGCAGCAGCAGCAAACATTCGAACAGGCATTACAAACCCTGAGAAGCAGTGTAGGCGAATGGCTGAGGCGGTATACCATACAGGCCCCGGTGAGCGGGAAGATTGTACTGGCCCTTCCCTTACAGCAAGGGCAACATCTTGAAGAAGGAAAACTATTGGGTTACATTAATCCATCTGATAGTAAATACTACATGGAGATAAAACTTGAACAGAAAAATTTTGGCAAGGTAGATACGGGTATGAAGGTACAGCTCAGGTTTGATGCCTATCCGTACCAGGAAACGGGATTTCTGCCAGGTACATTGGATTATATCTCAAATGTAGCGGTAGACAGTGTTTTCCTGGGAACTGTTCGCCTGAACAGCCAGCTTGTTACCAACCAGCATAAAACCATACAATACAAAAATGGATTAAAGGCACAGGCAGTGATCATTACCAGGGATATGCGTTTGCTGGAACGATTATATTATTCCGTTGTCAGACAGATGGATTGA
- a CDS encoding peptidase domain-containing ABC transporter, which translates to MAILNKRFTYYKQLNAMDCGPTCLKMVAKAHGKYFSADSLRQMTGFSKSGVSLLGISNTAEKIGFRTRGVKISKEQLKEVALPAILHWDQNHFVVLTSIKKKEAEIADPDKGILTLKNSEFLKHWASSKNENGTDTGIALLLEPTPLFYEKESQQEKKLSWSLVSQYLLSARWQITQVFIALLVTSLLSLIFPFLTQSIVDTGINTQNLHYVVIVLLAQTMLTFSQTVVSFIRSRLLLRVSNILNIQILSDFWIKLTRLPISYFDIHHTGDTLQRIGDHRQIQNFLTGTALNTIFSFFNFIVYAIVLVIYSAELFYVFCAGSIIYFAWVQIFLRVRRKINYETFHLSARENNTTLQLIQGMQEIRLNNAEKQKRWEWENIQANVFKLGFKSLNFSQIQQAGATFINSMQGIFISFIVAKLVIDGQLSLGAMLAIQYVIGQLSGPIQQWVGFVQNAQDARISMERLNEIHQMEDEENAEKNYVTQLPENRSIVFNNVSFTYPGIGNDPVLENINLLIPENKITAIVGASGSGKTTLIKLLLKVYEQYEGELRIGAPQLQSKDGIKFTHISPSYWRNVCGAVLQDGYIFNDSIARNIAVADETIDYNRLIKSCKIANIHAFIEQLPNGYYTKLGAEGTGISQGQKQRILIARAVYKNPEYLYFDEATNSLDANNEKDIVENLERFFKGKTVVVVAHRLSTVKNADKIVVLDGGRIAEEGTHDSLTALRGKYYELVKNQLELGN; encoded by the coding sequence TAGGTTTTCGCACCCGTGGTGTGAAGATCAGTAAAGAACAGCTGAAAGAAGTAGCACTACCTGCTATCCTGCACTGGGACCAGAATCATTTTGTTGTGTTAACATCCATCAAAAAAAAGGAAGCGGAGATAGCCGATCCCGACAAAGGCATTCTTACCCTTAAGAACAGTGAGTTTTTAAAACATTGGGCTTCCTCTAAAAATGAAAATGGCACAGATACCGGTATTGCATTGCTGCTGGAACCTACGCCTCTTTTCTATGAAAAGGAAAGCCAGCAGGAAAAGAAACTGAGCTGGTCGCTGGTATCCCAATACCTTCTTAGTGCCAGGTGGCAGATCACCCAGGTATTTATCGCACTGCTGGTTACTTCCCTCCTGTCCCTCATTTTTCCTTTCCTTACCCAAAGCATTGTAGATACAGGCATCAATACACAAAACCTGCATTACGTAGTGATTGTGCTGCTTGCTCAAACAATGCTCACGTTTAGTCAAACGGTAGTGAGCTTTATCAGGAGCCGTTTGCTGCTAAGGGTCTCGAATATCCTGAATATACAGATCCTCTCAGATTTCTGGATCAAACTCACCCGCCTCCCCATCTCCTATTTTGATATACACCATACCGGCGATACACTTCAAAGGATCGGTGATCACCGGCAGATACAAAATTTCCTTACCGGCACTGCATTGAACACTATCTTTTCCTTTTTCAATTTTATCGTTTATGCGATTGTGCTGGTAATATACAGTGCAGAACTATTTTATGTTTTTTGTGCCGGCAGCATTATTTACTTTGCCTGGGTGCAGATCTTCCTCCGGGTAAGAAGGAAGATCAACTACGAAACATTTCATCTCTCCGCCAGGGAAAACAACACCACACTACAGCTTATACAGGGCATGCAGGAGATACGGCTCAACAACGCAGAAAAACAGAAACGATGGGAATGGGAGAACATCCAGGCCAATGTTTTTAAACTGGGATTCAAAAGCCTCAACTTCAGCCAGATCCAGCAGGCAGGCGCCACTTTCATCAATAGCATGCAGGGCATCTTCATCAGTTTCATTGTGGCTAAACTTGTTATCGACGGGCAACTTTCCCTTGGCGCCATGTTAGCCATACAGTATGTAATTGGTCAATTAAGCGGGCCTATTCAGCAATGGGTAGGCTTTGTACAAAATGCCCAGGATGCCAGGATCAGTATGGAACGTCTCAATGAGATACACCAGATGGAAGATGAAGAAAATGCAGAAAAAAATTATGTTACGCAGCTGCCTGAAAACAGATCTATTGTATTTAACAATGTGAGCTTTACATATCCGGGAATTGGAAACGATCCCGTATTGGAAAACATTAACCTGTTGATCCCCGAAAATAAAATAACTGCCATAGTGGGTGCCAGCGGCAGTGGAAAAACAACACTGATCAAGCTGCTTTTAAAAGTATATGAACAGTACGAGGGGGAACTCAGGATAGGAGCTCCTCAGCTGCAAAGTAAAGACGGCATTAAGTTCACGCACATCAGCCCCTCCTACTGGCGAAATGTTTGCGGAGCCGTATTGCAGGATGGCTATATCTTTAATGACAGTATTGCCCGGAACATTGCTGTAGCAGATGAAACCATCGATTATAACAGGCTGATCAAAAGCTGCAAGATAGCCAACATACATGCCTTTATAGAACAGCTTCCCAACGGATATTACACAAAACTGGGAGCTGAAGGCACCGGCATCAGCCAGGGACAGAAACAACGGATACTGATTGCAAGGGCCGTTTACAAAAATCCCGAATACCTCTACTTCGACGAGGCTACCAATTCACTGGATGCCAATAATGAAAAAGATATCGTAGAGAACCTGGAAAGATTTTTCAAAGGAAAAACCGTGGTAGTAGTAGCGCATCGCTTAAGTACCGTTAAAAATGCAGATAAGATCGTAGTGCTGGACGGGGGAAGGATTGCTGAAGAAGGTACACATGACTCCCTCACAGCACTGAGAGGGAAATATTATGAACTGGTAAAAAATCAGCTGGAATTAGGTAACTGA